From Salvia splendens isolate huo1 chromosome 3, SspV2, whole genome shotgun sequence, a single genomic window includes:
- the LOC121796748 gene encoding uncharacterized protein LOC121796748 — protein MSSYRLVFGKMCHLPVGIEHQAFWAIKEMNLNAESCAEERLQLQEIEELRLDAYDSAMWYEERTKMLHDKNLRKNELKVGQKVLLFQSRLKLIPGKLRSRWIGPYTIISIRTNGAIELRGSNPDSSSFLVNGHRVKPYRDGTEVCMVDDIPLLMPNSLQ, from the coding sequence ATGTCCTCTTACCGTCTGGTTTTTGGGAAAATGTGCCATTTACCTGTGGGAATAGAGCATCAGGCCTTCTGGGCGATCAAAGAGATGAATCTGAATGCCGAGTCCTGTGCTGAAGAAAGATTGCAGCTGCAAGAGATTGAGGAGCTCCGCCTTGACGCTTACgactctgccatgtggtatgAAGAAAGGACAAAAATGttgcatgacaagaacctccgaaAGAATGAGCTCAAGGTGGGACAGAAAGTGCTACTTTTCCAATCAAGACTCAAGTTGATACCTGGAAAATTAAGGTCAAGGTGGATAGGCCCCTATACCATCATCTCCATACGAACAAATGGAGCAATCGAACTCCGAGGAAGCAACCCTGATTCGTCTTCCTTTTTGGTGAATGGGCATAGAGTGAAGCCTTATAGAGATGGAACTGAGGTTTGCAtggtggacgacattccactgCTCATGCCTAACTCTCTTCAATGA
- the LOC121796747 gene encoding glutenin, high molecular weight subunit DY10-like: MEKKLLEAVEKSRAPPPSAPKEKLYVPPPPEEHHYYYCEFPPEAELQTQVNAVGHWNPNGNWIQGKLRDAPWRDHPNFRWSDQNQSQLPQPSTQQIQPSEGQPNWPARNKERPNNGGNIMQGGQANWSSGPQDNWSSGHQGNWSSGGQPNWSGRHQGPQSSSSGRQPNNQVVSYVPPHQMGNQQYPGNQQYHQPQYQLNHYGPSDYPQISHGGGPSNQRYNRHPNEGSAEMMVSHQPNDAMREIQEAQKEQRAMLDMLTKQLSQVARSLGELRGNEGKIPATVQQPGCENISEVSLRSGKVYQSPSPPAVPPVSKPGSSQEEEGESSSPDRPKGIDKGKKNMGGETSGEGQGEEADKVKPYPYRRMVTMKRDATIDVDVIVSPQPSGEWMNWESPTFG, translated from the coding sequence atggagaagaagctgctagaAGCAGTAGAGAAGTCCAGAGCGCCTCCACCGTCTGCTCCCAAGGAGAAGCTATATGTGCCACCACCGCCGGAGGAGCACCATTACTATTACTGCGAGTTCCCTCCTGAAGCAGAGCTGCAAACTCAGGTGAATGCCGTCGGCCATTGGAAcccaaatggcaactggatccagggaaaaTTGAGGGATGCTCCGTGGAGAGATCATCCCAATTTCAGGTGGAGTGATCAGAACCAAAGCCAACTGCCTCAACCGTCCACACAACAAATACAACCCTCCGAGGGGCAGCCCAATTGGCCCGCTCGAAATAAAGAGAGACCAAACAATGGAGGAAACATAATGCAGGGTGGTCAAgcgaactggtcaagtggaccaCAAGACAATTGGTCAAGCGGTCACCAGGGTAACTGGTCCAGTGGAGGGCAGCCCAATTGGTCAGGGAGACATCAAGGCCCCCAGTCAAGCAGCTCCGGGAGGCAACCGAACAATCAAGTGGTGAGCTATGTTCCGCCACATCAAATGGGAAATCAACAGTACCCAGGGAACCAACAATACCATCAGCCCCAGTATCAACTAAACCACTACGGGCCGTCAGACTACCCTCAGATTAGCCACGGTGGAGGACCTTCGAATCAAAGATATAACAGGCACCCCAATGAAGGTTCGGCAGAAATGATGGTTTCGCACCAGCCTAATGATGCGATGCGAGAAATtcaggaggctcagaaggagcagAGGGCAATGCTGGACATGCTTACAAAGCAATTATCTCAAGTCGCCAGGTCGCTAGGAGAGCTGAGAGGAAACGAAGGGAAAATCCCTGCCACGGTGCAGCAGCCTGGGTGCGAGAACATTAGTGAAGTCTCCCTGAGGTCAGGGAAGGTATACCAGAGCCCCAGCCCACCTGCGGTACCACCAGTATCTAAGCCTGGATcgagccaagaagaagaaggagagtctAGTTCCCCTGATCGACCCAAAGGAATAGACAAAGGGAAAAAGAACATGGGCGGTGAGACCTCAGGAGAAGGTCAAGGAGAAGAAGCTGATAAGGTCAAGCCATACCCATACCGCAGAATGGTTACCATGAAGAGAGACGCCACGATCGACGTGGATGTAATTGTGAGTCCCCAACCTTCGGGTGAATGGATGAATTGGGAGTCCCCAACCTTCGGGTGA